A DNA window from Loxodonta africana isolate mLoxAfr1 chromosome 7, mLoxAfr1.hap2, whole genome shotgun sequence contains the following coding sequences:
- the LOC100674295 gene encoding olfactory receptor 8K5-like: protein MGPQNLTVLTEFILVGVTRRPELQHPLFAAFLVIYLITVVGNMGLIILTKADSHLQTPMYFFIRHLAFIDLGNSTAIYPKMLVNFVVNQNTISYYACATQMAFYILFIISEFFILSAMAYDRYAAICNPLLYNVIMSQKLCYALVGIPYLYSTFLSLMGTSKIFISTFCGSNIISHFYCDNTALIPLLCSNAREIELLIIIFSALNLISSLLVVLVSYVLILTAIFRMNSAEGRKKAFSTCGSHLTVVVVFYGTLLFMYLQPKSARSSDTDKMASVFYTLVIPMLNPFIYSLRNKEVKRAFNRVFKRPCKLLFDTQ, encoded by the coding sequence ATGGGCCCACAGAATCTGACAGTACTGACTGAATTCATTCTAGTGGGAGTCACAAGGCGCCCTGAGCTGCAGCATCCCCTATTTGCAGCCTTCCTTGTCATCTACTTGATCACAGTGGTTGGAAACATGGGCCTGATCATCCTGACCAAGGCAGACTCCCACctacagacacctatgtatttttttatcaGACACCTGGCCTTCATTGATCTTGGTAATTCTACTGCTATTTATCCCAAGATGCTAGTAAATTTTGTTGTGAATCAAAATACCATATCCTATTATGCTTGTGCCACACAAATGGCTTTTTACATTCTGTTCATTATCAGTGAATTCTTCATCCTGTcagccatggcctatgaccgctatgcagccatctgtaaccctctgctctacaaTGTTATCATGTCCCAGAAACTTTGCTATGCACTCGTGGGCATTCCATATCTCTACAGCACCTTTCTGTCCCTGATGGGCACCAGTAAGATTTTTATATCAACCTTCTGTGGCTCTAACATCATCAGTCATTTCTACTGTGATAATACTGCCTTGATACCTTTGCTCTGCTCAAATGCACGAGAAATAGAATTGTTGATCATAATATTTTCAGCACTTAATTTAATTTCCTCTCTTCTGGTAGTCCTGGTCTCCTACGTGCTGATTCTGACAGCTATATTTCGAATGAATTCTGCTGAGGGCAGGAAAAAAGCGTTTTCCACATGTGGTTCTCATCTGACAGTGGTGGTTGTGTTCTATGGAACTCTGTTATTTATGTATCTTCAGCCTAAATCTGCTCGTTCCTCTGATACTGACAAAATGGCATCCGTGTTTTACACTTTAGTCATCCCCATGCTGAACCCTTTCATTTACAGTTTAAGGAACAAAGAAGTAAAACGTGCCTTTAACAGGGTGTTCAAGAGGCCATGCAAACTTCTATTTGATACTCAATAG